From Alloacidobacterium dinghuense:
TGTCTGCGCATCGAGGACGACAACTACCACCCCGAAGCGATTCAGGTGACGCCGCGCATCGGCATCCGGCATGCTGCCGATCTACCCGCCCGCTTTCTTATTGATAAGAATAAATTTGTTTCCGGAAGCCGGTGACCTTTTCATCGACTTGCCCGTATACTTGGCAACACCATTTGTCGTACCGGCAGCGTCAACAGCAAAAAGGAGCCTCATCGCATGAAACGAGTCAACACGTGCGCTCTGGTCGCAGCCTTTCTCGCCTGCACCAGCCTCGCCTTGATCGCACAGGATGCGCCAGCGGCCGCCCCTCAAGCACGCCGCCCCATGCCCGCGCCCACAAACCTGCAAGTGTTGCCAAAGGACATTGCCCCGCAAGACCTGATGAAGATGATGTTCGGATACTCACAGGCTCTTGGTGTGCAATGCCCCTTTTGTCATGAAGTGAATGAGCAGACGCATCAGCCGAACTTCGCCGCCGATACCAAACCGGACAAGAAGATCGCCCGTACCATGATCGCCATGGTGCAGGACATCAATTCAAAATACATGACGCAGATCGATGATCCGGACGCCAAGCCGGCAGACAAAACGGTAACCTGCGGCACATGCCATCGTGGCAACACCATGCCCGCGCAATTCGTGCCCAAGGCCGAAGAACACGGCAATGCCATGCAAATGAAAAAACCTGAGTAAGATTTTCCAGACAGAAGGACGAAAAGGGTGCCCCATCCTATCGCGTATGCGATAGGGTGGGAAACACAGCCTTCAACGGTCACAGCACAACATTATCAATAAGCCGGGTAGTTCCGACGAAAGCCGCAACCGCCACCAACGTACCATGGCTCACTTCAGTAACATCTTCAAGCGTGTCCGGATTCACAATCGCGACGTAATCCACGCGCACACCAGGCTCTTCAGTAAAAACACCACGCGCAATCCGAATCAAGGCCTGTGAAGATGTTTCACCGGAAGCAACAGCTTCTTTCACTTGTCTGAGCGCACGATGCAGCACCAAAGCCCGCTGGCGCTCTTCTCCCGATAAATATCGATTACGCGAACTCAGCGCCAGGCCATCAGCCTCGCGCACAATCGGGCAAACAACCATCTGCAGCGGAAAATTCAAGTCGTTCACCATCTTGCGCAGCACCGCCACCTGCGCGGCATCTTTCTGTCCAAAGAAAGCCTTGTTCGGCCCGATGTTGTGGAACAACTTGCTGACGACCGTCGTGACACCGCGAAAGTGTCCCGGTCGCGAAGCTCCATCCAGCCGGTCGCTCACGCCTTCGACCAGCACAAACGTGCTCGCGCCTGCGGGATACATTTCGTCCGTAGTCGGAGCGAAGATCAGATCTACACCCTCACGCTCCAGCAGCGCGCAGTCCTCAGCAAACGTGCGCGGATATTTCGAGAAATCTTCGTTTGGCCCAAACTGCGTAGGGTTCACGAAAATAGAAACAGCCACGGCATCACATGCGGCTTTTGCCGCCCGCACCAGCGACAGATGCCCCTCATGGAGCGCCCCCATCGTTGGCACCAGCCCAAGGACGCGACCGTCACCGCGCAGCCGCGCGCAAGCAGACTGCGCCTCTGCAATTGTCTTGGCAATCAGCATCGTGACTATGCTTTGCGACGGATAGGCGAAGCAGCTTCGAACGCCGCGCGTGTCTCTTTCGGCAAGTGATAGCTCTCGCTCTCGTTGGGAAACTCGCGCCGCTCAACATCGTGCAGGTAGCCATCAACCGCCGTGCGGAACAGACTCGCCGCATCGCCATATTGCCGCACAAACTTCGCCGGTTTGGAAAAGCTCAGATTCACCAGATCGTGAAAGACGAGAATCTGCCCATCGCAATCAGGGCCTGCTCCAATGCCAATCGTGGGAACATTTAGCCTATGCGTGATATGTTGCGCAACCTCGCGCGGCATACCCTCAAGCACAATCGCAACCGCTCCAGCTTCTTCCAGCGCAAGAGCATCCTTCAACAACACATCAGCAGCAGCCGTGGTTTTTCCCTGCACCTTATAGCCGCCCATGCGGTGAACCGACTGCGGTGTAAGCCCAAGATGTCCAATGACCGGAATCTCTGCGTCCGTCAGCCGCTCGACCAGCTGCACGCGATTTGCGCCGCCTTCAATCTTGACTGCCTCCGCGCCGCCTTCTTTCATAAAGCGCGCTGCATTTGCAACGCCCTCATCCAGCTTCACATGATAGGAACCGTAAGGCATGTCTGCGGCAACAATGGCATGCTTCACCGCACGGCGCACCGCTCGCGTGTGATGCAGCATTTCATCGACCGTGACCGGAAGCGTCGTGTCATAGCCAAGCACAACCTGCGCCAGCGAATCGCCAACGAGGATCAGGTCGATCCCAGCCTCGTCCACGAGCCTGGCCGTGGCGTAGTCATAAGCGGTCAATGCCGTGATTGGCCTGCCGCTCTGTTTCTTTTCTTGAAGTGTATGGAAGGTTACCTTGGCGCGAGCCGCCGAGGCAGTGTGCGCATCCGCGCTACAGAAATTTGTAACACTCATTCTTGTCTCCAGTGCAGCTCCCTGAGGGATGCTACCCGAACCCAATCTCTGACTATACGCTTTTGATGCGTTCCGCGTACAGTCGACTCAGGCTAAGCCCCTGTAATTCACAGATTTCAGGCAGAATGAAAGGGGGCTTCTCATACACCCTTATGACGAATCGGTGGTGGTCAGATTCCGTATGGCTGATGCATCAGACGACCTTCCCGCGCCTGTTGCTGGCCTCTTGTCTTGGCGCGGTCATTGGCGCTGAACGTCAATGGCGCCAGCGAGCCGCGGGTCTGCGAACGAATACCCTGGTCTGTCTGGGTGCCGCCGCGTTTGTCGACCTCGGCTCCATCGTGGCCCCATCGTCCACACAGGTCATTGCCTATGTGATTTCGGGCGTCGGTTTTCTGGGGGCGGGCGCCATCATGAAAGACGGTGGCAGCGTTCGCGGGCTGAATACCGCCGCTACGCTCTGGTGCTCGGCAGCAGTAGGTGCCTGCGCGGGCTCGGGCGAAATGCTCGACGCCATCTTCGTGACCGCGCTCCTCATCGCCATCAACTCGCTGTTGCGCCCGCTTGCACGCTTCATCGACCAGCGCTCCCTCGCGACCTTCCACGCGCATACGCTGTATCGTGTTCGCTTGACCTGTGCGAAAGAGGATTTGATGGAAGCCGAGATTCATCTCACGCATGCCGTTCAAGCCCGGTCTCTCACGCTCGGCAAAATCAGTACAGAAGAATTGGACGATGCAGAGCGCAGCATCGTGCAGGCGGTTGTCGAATCAAAGACACGCGACGCCGAAATGATGAACGCTCTGACCGAAGAACTCCGCGCCTTCCCCTGGGCTGAATCTGTCGACTGGATCGAAACCGAAGGCGAAGCCGAGTAGCTTAGCTCTTGGCAGCCGATGTAGCGGCACGCTGCTGCGGCTGGTAGCCACCCACTTCCGGCCGGAAAGCGATGGCTATGCGGTTCCAGCTATTGATCTGGGTAATGGCAAACGTCAGCTTTGCCAGCTCTTCTTCGCTGAATTGCAAACGCGCCTCGGCATAAACGTCTTCAGACGCGTGTCCATTCTGAATATTCGTAATCGCTTCGGTCCATGCCAGCGCCGCACGTTGCCGCTCCGTGAAAAATGGTCCCTCGCGCCACGCCGAAAGCGCATAGATGCGCTGCTCGGTTTCGCCATTCGCGCGTGCGTCCTTGGTGTGCATGTCGATGCAGTAGGCGCACCCATTCAACTGGGAGGCGCGAATCTTAACAAGCTCGTACAGCGAAGGTTCAATACCACTACGCCGAATGATCGCCTCAAGATGCAGCATCCCCTGCACACCCTCAGGAAATGCCTTCTGATAATCCAGACGTGTTTCCATGAAATTCCCTCCACCTAAGCAGAGATGTTCGAGGAGGGAATCCGTTGCATGATGTGAAAAACTTACGGCCCGACGTAAAGCTCAATCGGAGAGAAACCAATTTGCTTGGTTTTGTCGTCCACGCGGAGAAACAGAGGTGTTTTGCCGCCATTAATGTTGACACCCATCACAGTCCCGTTCCCCACTGCCTTCGTGATGGCGATCTGATGGCTCCGAATCACTCCATAGTCGCTTGACGGTCCCCAGTCCTTTTGAAACTGGTCGAAATCGTAAAGCTTGTACTGTTCGGGATGCTTCTGCCAGTCGGCGTCGTTGTTCCAGAGGCCATAGGCTTTGGTGAAATCCTTGGCTTCCACTGTTTCAAGAAACTTGTTCACCCTGTGCTCGGCAGGCACCGTGGCGAAGAACCAGCCATGCCCTGTAAGGAATCCCAGAAAGCCGGTAACCGCAACCAGCACCACAACCGCAATAATGGCAATGATGATGTTGCGGTTGCGTTTTGCGCGAGCGGCGTTATATATGGGCGCATCGAGCAGAGTCATAAGGAGATGCTACTCCTTTCAATCTGAGGAGACATACCTCCACGTTTATTCTGACACCACAAACAAAGGCTGAGTTCCACGAAAAAACATTTTGGCTTTAACGCGAGTATTGCGTGCGGTCTTTTTCCACCCGCCGTTCCAGCGCCAGCTGAATCAGACGGTCAATCAGCTCTGCATACTTGACGCCAGACGCTTCCCAAAGTTTCGGATACATGCTGATAGCCGTAAAGCCCGGCAGGGTGTTGATCTCATTCAAATAAATGCGGCCGGTCTTGCCCGGATCGAGCAGAAAGTCCACGCGCGCAAGACCCGAACAGTCGCAGGCTTTGAACGCAGCAATCGCCATCTGCTGCACCTGCCTCGTTTGCTGTCGCGTAAGCTTCGCCGGAATGATCAGGTCCGAGCCCTCGCTCAGGTACTTCGCCTCGTAATCGTAAAACTCTTTGATCGGCACAACCTCGCCAACAACTGAAGCCTCAGGATTGTCATTTCCAAGAACGGCAACTTCCAGTTCTCGCGCTTTCCCGCGCTTCCCGCCAACCCCTTGCTCGACGACAATCTTGCGGTCAAAACTGGCGGCCATCTCGATCGCTGGCGTCAGTTCCCTGCGGTCATGGGCCTTGCTGATACCAACTGACGAGCCAAGGTTCGCCGGCTTCACGAACACCGGATACTTGAGCGCAGCTTCAACTCGACTGATAATCTTTTTCGATCCCGCTTCCCACTCGCCGCGCAGAAACGTGACATGCTTCGTAATCGGCAGCTTGGCCGACGCGAACAGCCGCTTCATCACATCCTTGTCCATACCGGTAGCCGAGCCCAGCACGCCCGATCCGACATAAGCGATACCCGCCAGCTCAAACAGCCCCTGAATCGTCCCATCCTCGCCAAACGTTCCATGTAGAACAGGAAAGATCACATCAACATTGAGCGCCTGATGCGCCTGGTTCCCATGCGTCTCAAAGGGAACCAGCGACCCGGTCCTGTTCTTCGATGGAACCGGCGGCACAATGATCGCCTCGCCCCTGGCCAGCACCGCAGCCGGAGCCGTCACGTCCGGATCGCCCGCGCGCAGCTGACGCGGATGCAGCGATTCACCGGCAAGCAATCGCTCGGCATCGGTAGCCGTAACCCACCGGCCTTCCCTGGTGATGCCGATGGGAATCACTTGGTATTTCTTGGGATCAATCGCTTTCAGAACCGACGCAGCTGACAGCAGCGAAACCTCATGCTCGCCGCTGCGTCCACCAAATAGAACACCTACACGCAGCTTGGACATATCGAACTAAACCGAGTGTAACGCGCCCGCATAGAATGCGAATGTGAACCCCGAGCGAAAGAAATGACGAAGATGGTTCCTCCGCGACAGCAAAGGGAGACTCACATCTTTTTGCTGATTTCGCTTCTCTGCGCTACAGCCGGAGCTGTTGATCTGTTGGCATATTTCCGCCTGGGCCGCGTCTTCGTAGCCAATCTCACCGGCAACACTGTGCTCTTTGCATATCACGCCGTCGCAGGCCACTGGCGGTCCGCTGCCCTTCGCCTAGGAATAATCGTCAGTTTCTTCGCTGGCGTCGTCACGAATCGTTTTCTGAAACGCTGGATTCAGTCCGAGAGAATCAGGTTCAATCCGGCAGTCGTGAGCTTGGCCATCGAGTGTGCAATACTCACAGCCGCCGCG
This genomic window contains:
- a CDS encoding c-type cytochrome; protein product: MKRVNTCALVAAFLACTSLALIAQDAPAAAPQARRPMPAPTNLQVLPKDIAPQDLMKMMFGYSQALGVQCPFCHEVNEQTHQPNFAADTKPDKKIARTMIAMVQDINSKYMTQIDDPDAKPADKTVTCGTCHRGNTMPAQFVPKAEEHGNAMQMKKPE
- the panC gene encoding pantoate--beta-alanine ligase is translated as MLIAKTIAEAQSACARLRGDGRVLGLVPTMGALHEGHLSLVRAAKAACDAVAVSIFVNPTQFGPNEDFSKYPRTFAEDCALLEREGVDLIFAPTTDEMYPAGASTFVLVEGVSDRLDGASRPGHFRGVTTVVSKLFHNIGPNKAFFGQKDAAQVAVLRKMVNDLNFPLQMVVCPIVREADGLALSSRNRYLSGEERQRALVLHRALRQVKEAVASGETSSQALIRIARGVFTEEPGVRVDYVAIVNPDTLEDVTEVSHGTLVAVAAFVGTTRLIDNVVL
- the panB gene encoding 3-methyl-2-oxobutanoate hydroxymethyltransferase, whose amino-acid sequence is MSVTNFCSADAHTASAARAKVTFHTLQEKKQSGRPITALTAYDYATARLVDEAGIDLILVGDSLAQVVLGYDTTLPVTVDEMLHHTRAVRRAVKHAIVAADMPYGSYHVKLDEGVANAARFMKEGGAEAVKIEGGANRVQLVERLTDAEIPVIGHLGLTPQSVHRMGGYKVQGKTTAAADVLLKDALALEEAGAVAIVLEGMPREVAQHITHRLNVPTIGIGAGPDCDGQILVFHDLVNLSFSKPAKFVRQYGDAASLFRTAVDGYLHDVERREFPNESESYHLPKETRAAFEAASPIRRKA
- a CDS encoding MgtC/SapB family protein — translated: MHQTTFPRLLLASCLGAVIGAERQWRQRAAGLRTNTLVCLGAAAFVDLGSIVAPSSTQVIAYVISGVGFLGAGAIMKDGGSVRGLNTAATLWCSAAVGACAGSGEMLDAIFVTALLIAINSLLRPLARFIDQRSLATFHAHTLYRVRLTCAKEDLMEAEIHLTHAVQARSLTLGKISTEELDDAERSIVQAVVESKTRDAEMMNALTEELRAFPWAESVDWIETEGEAE
- a CDS encoding carboxymuconolactone decarboxylase family protein, whose product is METRLDYQKAFPEGVQGMLHLEAIIRRSGIEPSLYELVKIRASQLNGCAYCIDMHTKDARANGETEQRIYALSAWREGPFFTERQRAALAWTEAITNIQNGHASEDVYAEARLQFSEEELAKLTFAITQINSWNRIAIAFRPEVGGYQPQQRAATSAAKS
- a CDS encoding D-alanine--D-alanine ligase family protein, which translates into the protein MSKLRVGVLFGGRSGEHEVSLLSAASVLKAIDPKKYQVIPIGITREGRWVTATDAERLLAGESLHPRQLRAGDPDVTAPAAVLARGEAIIVPPVPSKNRTGSLVPFETHGNQAHQALNVDVIFPVLHGTFGEDGTIQGLFELAGIAYVGSGVLGSATGMDKDVMKRLFASAKLPITKHVTFLRGEWEAGSKKIISRVEAALKYPVFVKPANLGSSVGISKAHDRRELTPAIEMAASFDRKIVVEQGVGGKRGKARELEVAVLGNDNPEASVVGEVVPIKEFYDYEAKYLSEGSDLIIPAKLTRQQTRQVQQMAIAAFKACDCSGLARVDFLLDPGKTGRIYLNEINTLPGFTAISMYPKLWEASGVKYAELIDRLIQLALERRVEKDRTQYSR